The following coding sequences lie in one Acidobacteriota bacterium genomic window:
- a CDS encoding type II toxin-antitoxin system HicB family antitoxin, protein MFYKIPLVLSPQPEGGFTVTSPAVPELVTEGDTVDEALANVSDALEAVIEAYQELGRTHFLAGF, encoded by the coding sequence ATGTTTTACAAGATCCCGTTAGTCCTCTCACCACAACCTGAAGGTGGTTTTACCGTGACATCGCCGGCGGTTCCAGAGTTGGTCACTGAAGGCGATACCGTTGATGAAGCTCTGGCCAATGTGTCCGACGCACTGGAAGCTGTGATCGAAGCCTATCAGGAACTGGGGCGAACACATTTCCTGGCTGGATTTTGA